TCTGCCTGAGGACACCCAGAAGCAGAAGCTCAAGGACCTCGGATTCAACAGCAAGGACGAGCTCAAGCAGTACCTCGAGCAGACCAGGGGCCAGGTTCCTGACTGGGTCTGGGACGCCATCAAGGAACTCGAGGGCAAGATAAAGACCGGCATCATCAAGGTTCCAGCCCCGATGGACAAGGACGGCATAGAGGCAGTCAGGCAGGCTAAGACCTGGCAGGAAATGATGGAACTCGCCAAGTGAAGTCCCATTTCTTTCTTTTCTCTGTTTTCGAGCGCTTCAGGGGGGTGCGGCAATGGAAGGAACTCCGATAATAGAGATGAAGGGAATAGTCAAGGTGTATCCCGATGGTACCAAAGCCCTCAAGGGCGTTGATCTGACCGTTAACAAAGGCGAGATTTTGGGCCTCCTCGGTGAGAACGGGGCCGGAAAAACCACGCTTATGAAGATCCTCTTCGGCATGCTCCACCCAACCTCCGGTAAAATCTTTATCAACGGTGAGGAGGTTCGGTTTAAGAGTCCCTCCGATGCCATCGCCCACGGCATCGGTATGGTCCACCAGCACTTCACGCTCGTTGAGGTTTTCGATGCGCTCCACAACATAATCCTCGGAATGGAGGGCCATGGGGCGTTCTCAAAGATAGACGTAGATAGGGCCAGGGAAAAGCTCCAGGCCCTTATGGACGACCTGAACTTCCAGGTGCCGCTTGACATCCCGGTTGAGGACCTTCCCGTCGGCGTTCAGCAGAGGATAGAGATCCTGAAGATGCTCTACCGCAACGTTGACGTCCTCATTCTTGACGAGCCGACGGCGGTTTTAACCCCTCTCGAAGTTGAGGAACTCTTTCGTGTTCTCAGACAGCTGAAGGCCGAGGGGAAGACTATAATCTTCATCAGCCACAAGCTCAACGAGGTCATGGAACTGACCGACCGCGTCACGGTCATCAGGAAGGGCGAAGTAATAGGGACTGTCAACACGAGCGAGGCAACCCCGCAGCTCCTCGCCAGGATGATGGTCGGCAGGGACGTTGTTCTGAGGATAGAAAAGCCGCCGAAGGAAGCGGGTGAGCCGATACTGAAGGTGGAGAACCTCACCGTCATGGGCGACCGCGGTGAGACCGCCGTTAAGAACCTCTCCTTCGAGGTCAGGGCGGGAGAGATATTCGGTATAGCCGGCGTCGAGGGCAACGGTCAGACCGAGCTTATAGAGGCCATCTCGGGCCTCAGGAAGGTGGGCGGCGGAAAGATTTACCTGAACGGCAAAGACATAACTGGAAAAACCCCCAGGGAGTTATACGATCTGGGCATGGCCCACATCCCGGAGGACAGGACGCACATGGGCCTCATACTGGAGATGACCGTTACGGAGAACTCTGTTCTCGGTTTACACTGGCATCCGAAGTTCCAGCGCTTCAGGGGGATTATCAACTGGAACAAGGCCAGACAACACGCGCAGGCGCTCATAGAGCAGTTCGACATCTCCGCGCCGGGAACTGAGGCTCCGGTCAAGTCCCTCAGCGGCGGCAACCAGCAGAAGCTCATCGTCGCGAGGGAGGTGAGCAAGGAGCCGGTCTTCATAATAGCCGCCCAGCCGACGCGCGGTGTTGACGTCGCATCGACCGAGTACATAAGGAACTACCTCGTCAAACTGAGGAACGAGGGCAAGGCCGTCCTCCTGGTTTCGGCCGACCTCGATGAAGTGATCCAGCTCAGCGACAGGATGGGAATAATCTACGAGGGCGAGTTCATGGGCGTTGTGAAACCCGAGGAAGTTACCACCGAAGAGATAGGAATGATGATGGGAGGTATCCGCTATGAAGAGATCAGGAAGTGACCTGCTTGGAACAATAAACGTCAAGCCCTTCATAGAGAGCCTCATAGCGATACTCGTCGGCTTCATCATAGGTGCGATAGTGCTGATAGCCTTCGGCTACAACCCCTTCGAAGCATACTACTGGCTCTTCGTCGGGGCGCTGGGTTCCACGAGGGGCATAGCCTCGACCCTCAAGTACGCCACACCGATAATGCTGACCGCGCTGACTTTCGCCATAGGCACAAGGACGGGCATATTCAACATTGGTGCTGAAGGCTCGTTCTACTTCGGTGCCATAGCCGCGGTCATATTCACCAACGTCTGGGCCAACATGTGGTTCGGCCTCGCGATGGGCATGCTCCTCGGTGCCCTCTGGGCCCTTCCGGCGGCGACCCTGAAGGTCTACCGCGGCGTTCACGAGGTCATCTCCACCATCATGCTCAACTGGATCGGCTGGTTCTTCGTCCTCTGGCTCATTGTCGGACCCTACGCCAACCCCAGTGACCCCAACAAGACCATAAGGATTCCCGAGGCCGCTAGACTCCCCGAAATAGGTTACGGCCTCTCGATAGCGATAATCATAGCGGTGATAGCGGCAATCCTAACCTACTTCCTGCTCTGGCACACCACCATGGGATTCGGCATGCGCGCCAGCGGCATCAACCAGAAGGCCGCCCGCTACGCCGGAATGAACCCCAAGATGGCCGTCATGTGGTCCTTCCTCATCGGTGGCCTGCTGAGCGGCCTTGGAGGAGCCATGAAGATCATGGGCGAGGGTCCGACCTACGCGATAAGCCAGGGAGGGGCGAACATTTACGGCTTCGGTTTCGATGGTATCGGCGTTGCCCTCGTCGGAAGGAACCATCCCCTCGGTATAATCCTCTCGGCGCTGTTCTTTGGGATGCTCCGCGCCGGGACGGCCCTGATGCAGGCCGAGGCCCAGGTACCCCTTGAAATCATCAAGGTCATCCAGGGAATCATCGTCATAACAGTCGCGATTCCGGGCCTCTACGACCTCGTTAAGAAAGCGCTCCACAGGGGGGCTGCCGCATGAACGTGGGCGACGTGATTACCATACTCATTACCTCCGTAATGGCAATGGTGCCCATAGTCCTGACCAGCGTTGGGGCGGCATGGAGCGAGAGAGCGGGCGTGGTGAGCATAGGCTACGAAGGAGTTCTCCTCATGAGCGCCTTCTTCGGGGCGATATTCGCAGAGCTGGCTGGCAGCGCAACGGTCGGCCTAATCGGGGGAATCATAGTCGGCGTCCTCCTGGGAATGCTCCACGGTGCGCTGACAGTCTACCTCAAGGGCGACCACGTCATACCGGGCATAGGCATCAACCTCCTTGCTATGGGCGTCGTCCCCTTCGGCATCCTCGCCTACTGGGGAACCGCTGGCCAGCACCAGCTCCCCCACGACGCAGTGCTGTGGCACTGGAAGACTCCCTACGGCGAAATAAGCCCGATGGTGATTGTTACCATACTGGTGGCCGTGGTGACCTGGTGGGTGCTCTTCAAGACTCCGCTTGGCCTTCGCGTCCGCTCCGTCGGTGAGAACCCTGAGGCGGCCGACGCCCTCGGTATAAACGTCGAGAAGTACCGGTTCTGGTCGACGGTCTACGGCCACGCTTTAGCCGGCCTCGGCGGGGCTTACATGAGCGTCGACTGGCTCGGACTGGTGCACAAGACGATGTCCGGCGGTAGGGGCTTCATAGCACTCGCCAACATGGTCTTCAGCGGCTGGAACCCGCTGGTCTCGCTCATCGGCGGCTGGCTCTTCGGATTCTTCGAGGCCCTGGCGACGTGGCTCGCACCGAAGCACATAATTCCGGGGCAGTTCATACTGATGCTGCCCTACATAATGACCCTCATCATCGTCGCAGGAATTATCGGAAAGGCCAGGCCGCCGAAGTGGGACGGAAGACCCTACAAGAGGGAGTGAACCCTCTTCTCCTTTTTGTGTTTGTTTGTGTTTGGAAAGTTAGAAAAGCTAAGGGAAACCGCTCACTTCTTCAGTATCACGCCGAGGGCCGTGCCGAGGACGATCCCCGCGACGAGGGACACCAGGACATACCGGGTCACGTCAGTTCTCGCCCCAGGTTCCTCTGGAGGCGTACTCCCCTGAAGGGCCTTGACAATGGCCGCGCTGTTCTCTATGAGAGTCTCGGTGTACGGCCTTCCGCTCCAGAATACGGTTATCGCCGCGAGGGGTTTTCCGCTCTTCGAGGCAAGCTCCTTGGCGGCGTTCCTCAGCTGTTCCGGGCTGTCAATCCCGTAAACTATTAGGTCAACCTCCTCCGCCGTGGGAACCAGCTCATCAACCCCGATTGCCGGAACCTCCTCCTCGGGCTTTATTGAGGCGACCGCCTTTATGCCCAGCCATTCGATCGCGTACTGGTCCGGGGGCATCTGGATCACCGCTGTGAGGTTCTCGCTTACGAGGGCACGGTAGGCGCTCACTATCGCATTCACCCTCTCCTCAAAGCTCCGATACTCCCGGGCATAAATACTGGCCCTCGTGGGGTCGGCGTCCTCAAGGGCCCCCTCAGTTGCCTTCGCTATCGCCAGCGCGTTGGTTGGATCGAGCCAGACGCCGTGGGGGTTGTCCTTGCCGTTGTACCAGTGCTCCTTCAGATAGCGGAAGCCCTCGCGTTTGTAGTCGTCGAGGAAGAGCACCTCGCCGATTATGGTTCCCTCCTCCTTCAGCTCCCCTATCCTCTTCTCGACAGGCAAATGACCGCCGGTGGTGACTATCACGTCCGCCTTCTTCAGTAGCTCTATCTGGCTCGCGGTCAGCTGGTACTCGTGGGGGTCGGCGCCGGGGGGTATTATGTAGACCACATCGACCGAATCCCCGAAGGCGTCCCTGACTATCCCCGCGAGCGGCGCTATGGTGGTAACAACCAGCGGTTTCTCGCCCGATGCCTGGACAAGTGGAATGAGCGTTCCGATGATAATCACGGCAACGATAAGCCCCGCCCACCTCATTTTCGGCCACCCGAATTCTCTCTCTTGAAGGAACTTTAAAAGCTGTCGATGTGGGGGGAAGAAAGCGGAAGAAATGAAGCTTGGTTTGACTTCAATCGCCGGTCCCTTCCTGAGGGATGCCGTCCGCCTCTGTTTTCTGCCCCTCTTTCCCGTTTTCGTTGCTCTTTATGTGGGGCTTTCCGATGGCTATCGTGAAGCCCTTGAAGCTGTCATCCTTCCTGTTGAACTCTATCGCGAGAGGAAGGCCGTAGTCCTCGCTGAACACTATCCTGACGATTCTGGCGCGCGAATGGTCGTTTAGGTAGTCCTCTTTGAGGCCCTCGTAGTTGTCGAGAACCTCGTTGATGCTCTCGCTGTGCATCTCGTAGATTTCATTCGCGTAGACGCTGTGGTTCTTGATTTCCTCGACCTTCTTCTCCCTGTCCAAGGTACCACTCCCTCAGGCTTTGCGCCAGGCTCCTTCCCGGAACTTAAAAACCTTCCTGCGCTCGGCCATGCGGAGGGCTTCCTCCAGCTTGCCTTTGGGAACCTCCATGCCGTGTAGCTCCCTGAACAGCTCGACTATTTCATCGGTGGTTAGGGATTCCCTCTCCTCGAAGAGGTTGTTGACGAGGTTTATCATGTCCTCAACGAAGTTCCATGGGAAGACTATCCAGGCCCAGTCTATCTCCTCGCCGTAGAAGTCTGGCTTGAAGCGCGAGCCGCGGATGGTTAAAAGCGTGGCGACCCTTATCTCGGCCGGGTTCTGTCCCTCCACGTAGTTCTTGGCGAGCGTCAGGCTCTCGCCCGTGTCGCTGATGTCATCAACGATGAGAACCTTCTTGCCCTCGAGGTTGTAGTTGCTGCCGTACTTCAGCTTTGCCTTCCCGTCCGGGGTCGCTGTGACGCCCCAGTGCTCGACCTTGAGGCTGACGAGGTCCTTGACACCGAGGTAGTCGCAGTAGAGCCTTGCAGCAACCCAGCCGCCCCTCGCGAGGCCGACCACAACGTCGGGCATCCAGCCGTCCTCGAGTATCTTCCAGGCGCCTTCCTTGGCCCACTTCTCTATGTCGTCCCAAGAAGCCAGATAAGCCGGAAACTTCTTCATTGGATTTCCCTTAATTGAGCGGACGGGAGGTTATATTTAAGCGTTTTGCTTCGGATTTTGACGGGAATTTGGCAAAGGTAAAAGGAAAATTTACGTCAAACCCTAACCCTCTTCCACACAGTACCCTGCGGCGTGTCTTCTAGCTGGATTCCGAGGTTTCTAAGCTCGGCCCTTATCTTATCCGCCAGGTCGAACTTCCTCTCCTTCCTGAGCTGGGCGCGGATGTCGATGAGGAGCTTTATCAGAGCCTCCTCCTCTCCGGCCTTCTGCTCCCTGAAGTAGTCCTCGAAGATGCCGAAGACCTCGCCGACAACCTTGAAGAACTCCCAGGCCTTCCTCAGGATGCTCTCCTTCGGCCTCTCGACGGCGGTGAGGTAGCGGTTAACCGCATTGGAGGCCTCAAAGACGGCCTTCATGGCTTCGGCCGTGTTGAAGTCGTCGTCCATAGCCTCATAGAACTTCTCCCTCGCGTTTCTGATGGCCTCGTAGGCCTCGAACTCCTCCTTGCCCCACTTGAAGGATATCTCCGCCCTCTCCATGGCCACACGGATGTTCTCGAGGGTGTTGTAGAGCCTCTCAAGGTTGTTCTTCGCGTGCTCTATGCCCTCCTCCGTGTAGTCGAGCGGAGAGCGGTAGTGCCTCTGGAGGACGAAGAGCCTTATCACCTCAGGGTCGTAGCGCTCCAGCGCTTCCCTGATCGTCACGAAGTTACCGAGGCTCTTGCTCATCTTCTCGCCGTTGACCATGAGGAAGCCCGTGTGCATCCAGTAGCGCACCCACTCGTGGCCGGTGCAGGCTTCAGTCTGGGCTATCTCATTCTCGTGGTGCGGGAATATGAGATCGTTTCCTCCGCCGTGGATGTCGAAGCTCTCGCCGAGGTACTTGGTGCTCATCGTGGAGCACTCGATGTGCCAGCCCGGCCTTCCCTCGCCCCAGGGGCTTTCCCATTTGGGTTCACCCGGCTTGGCCTTCTTCCAGAGGGCGAAATCCTCCGGATTCTTCTTGCCCTCCCCGGGTTCAACGCGCGCTCCCTTAACGAGGTCGTCGAGCTTTATCTTGCTCAGCTTTCCGTAGTCCTTGAACTTCCTGACCTCAAAGTAGACCCCGTCGCTACCCTCGTAGGCGTAGCCCTTCTCCTGGAGCTTCCTCACGAAGTCTATGATGTCCTCCATGTGTTCGGTAACGCGCGGGTAAATGTCGGCCGGCTTGACCTTCAGGGCGGCCATATCCTCAAGGAAGTACCTCAGGAACCTCTCGGCCAGCTCCTTCGGGTCCTCGCCGGTCTCATTAGCGCGCTTGATGATTTTATCATCTATGTCCGTGAAGTTCATGACCATGAGAACCGTGTAGCCCTTGTGCTCGAGGTAGCGCCTTATCACGTCGAATGCGATGTAGGTTCTTGCGTGACCGATGTGGGTGTAATCGTAAACCGTCGGCCCGCAGACATACATCCTGACCTCGCCCTCTCTCAACGGCTTGAACTCCTCCTTTTGCCTCGTCAGGGTGTTGTATATCCTTATGGCCATCTCCTCACCACCGGGGGAACTTCGGGGGGTTCTTTTATTAGGTTATCGCCGTCGTTTTGGCCAGATTTGTGTACGGCGGCCTTCATCCCTAATGTCCCACGTGGTCGTTTCCGCCCCCGGCAAAAGCTTAAAAAGCAACTCCCTCAATCCGGGGTAGAGCAGGAAAAGGAGGTTACGATGATGAAGGTTCAGAAGGGAGACGTCATAAGGCTTCACTACACCGGAAAGGTCAAGGAGACCGGTGAGATATTTGACACCACCCATGAGGATGTTGCCAAGGCCGCTGGAATTTACAATGAGAAGGGCATCTACGGCCCTGTTCCGATAGCCGTTGGCGCCGGCCACGTCCTCAACGGCCTCGACGAGCAGCTCGAGGGCCTCGAGGTCGGCGAGAAGTACGAGATAATCGTCCCGCCCGAGAAGGGCTTCGGAAAGCGCGATCCCAAGCTCATCAAGACTTTCACCCTGGGCCAGTTCAGGAGGCAGGGCATCTACCCGTTCCCGGGCATGCCCATCGAGATAGAGACCGAGAGCGGCAGGAAGCTCAAGGGCCGCGTTTTGACCGTCAGCGGAGGTAGGGTTAGGGTCGACTTCAACCACCCCTACGCGGGCAAGCACCTCGTTTACGAGGTTGAGGTCATTGAGAAGATAGAGGATCCGATAGAGAAGGTCAAGGCCCTCATCGAGCTTCGCATGCCGAACGTTGACAAGGAGAAGGTCATCATAGAGGTCGGCGAGAAGGA
This window of the Thermococcus siculi genome carries:
- a CDS encoding ABC transporter permease yields the protein MKRSGSDLLGTINVKPFIESLIAILVGFIIGAIVLIAFGYNPFEAYYWLFVGALGSTRGIASTLKYATPIMLTALTFAIGTRTGIFNIGAEGSFYFGAIAAVIFTNVWANMWFGLAMGMLLGALWALPAATLKVYRGVHEVISTIMLNWIGWFFVLWLIVGPYANPSDPNKTIRIPEAARLPEIGYGLSIAIIIAVIAAILTYFLLWHTTMGFGMRASGINQKAARYAGMNPKMAVMWSFLIGGLLSGLGGAMKIMGEGPTYAISQGGANIYGFGFDGIGVALVGRNHPLGIILSALFFGMLRAGTALMQAEAQVPLEIIKVIQGIIVITVAIPGLYDLVKKALHRGAAA
- a CDS encoding FKBP-type peptidyl-prolyl cis-trans isomerase; the encoded protein is MMKVQKGDVIRLHYTGKVKETGEIFDTTHEDVAKAAGIYNEKGIYGPVPIAVGAGHVLNGLDEQLEGLEVGEKYEIIVPPEKGFGKRDPKLIKTFTLGQFRRQGIYPFPGMPIEIETESGRKLKGRVLTVSGGRVRVDFNHPYAGKHLVYEVEVIEKIEDPIEKVKALIELRMPNVDKEKVIIEVGEKDVTVDFGQLLDEIDKNTLVLGEILLESDLKFIGYEEITFKPSVEELLKPPEEKAEVVELEEEVSEPLVEKAEETPEAEKKAEEPAEETEEAPEEKTEEPEEVSEEKEETKEKAGEEAKAEEAKEETEEKKPKKKTTRRSTKGRKTRRTTTRKTTSKKKTKAAEEKKEGAKEE
- a CDS encoding phosphoribosyltransferase, which codes for MKKFPAYLASWDDIEKWAKEGAWKILEDGWMPDVVVGLARGGWVAARLYCDYLGVKDLVSLKVEHWGVTATPDGKAKLKYGSNYNLEGKKVLIVDDISDTGESLTLAKNYVEGQNPAEIRVATLLTIRGSRFKPDFYGEEIDWAWIVFPWNFVEDMINLVNNLFEERESLTTDEIVELFRELHGMEVPKGKLEEALRMAERRKVFKFREGAWRKA
- the cysS gene encoding cysteine--tRNA ligase; this encodes MAIRIYNTLTRQKEEFKPLREGEVRMYVCGPTVYDYTHIGHARTYIAFDVIRRYLEHKGYTVLMVMNFTDIDDKIIKRANETGEDPKELAERFLRYFLEDMAALKVKPADIYPRVTEHMEDIIDFVRKLQEKGYAYEGSDGVYFEVRKFKDYGKLSKIKLDDLVKGARVEPGEGKKNPEDFALWKKAKPGEPKWESPWGEGRPGWHIECSTMSTKYLGESFDIHGGGNDLIFPHHENEIAQTEACTGHEWVRYWMHTGFLMVNGEKMSKSLGNFVTIREALERYDPEVIRLFVLQRHYRSPLDYTEEGIEHAKNNLERLYNTLENIRVAMERAEISFKWGKEEFEAYEAIRNAREKFYEAMDDDFNTAEAMKAVFEASNAVNRYLTAVERPKESILRKAWEFFKVVGEVFGIFEDYFREQKAGEEEALIKLLIDIRAQLRKERKFDLADKIRAELRNLGIQLEDTPQGTVWKRVRV
- a CDS encoding metal ABC transporter solute-binding protein, Zn/Mn family, coding for MRWAGLIVAVIIIGTLIPLVQASGEKPLVVTTIAPLAGIVRDAFGDSVDVVYIIPPGADPHEYQLTASQIELLKKADVIVTTGGHLPVEKRIGELKEEGTIIGEVLFLDDYKREGFRYLKEHWYNGKDNPHGVWLDPTNALAIAKATEGALEDADPTRASIYAREYRSFEERVNAIVSAYRALVSENLTAVIQMPPDQYAIEWLGIKAVASIKPEEEVPAIGVDELVPTAEEVDLIVYGIDSPEQLRNAAKELASKSGKPLAAITVFWSGRPYTETLIENSAAIVKALQGSTPPEEPGARTDVTRYVLVSLVAGIVLGTALGVILKK
- a CDS encoding ABC transporter permease — its product is MNVGDVITILITSVMAMVPIVLTSVGAAWSERAGVVSIGYEGVLLMSAFFGAIFAELAGSATVGLIGGIIVGVLLGMLHGALTVYLKGDHVIPGIGINLLAMGVVPFGILAYWGTAGQHQLPHDAVLWHWKTPYGEISPMVIVTILVAVVTWWVLFKTPLGLRVRSVGENPEAADALGINVEKYRFWSTVYGHALAGLGGAYMSVDWLGLVHKTMSGGRGFIALANMVFSGWNPLVSLIGGWLFGFFEALATWLAPKHIIPGQFILMLPYIMTLIIVAGIIGKARPPKWDGRPYKRE
- a CDS encoding ABC transporter ATP-binding protein, with the translated sequence MEGTPIIEMKGIVKVYPDGTKALKGVDLTVNKGEILGLLGENGAGKTTLMKILFGMLHPTSGKIFINGEEVRFKSPSDAIAHGIGMVHQHFTLVEVFDALHNIILGMEGHGAFSKIDVDRAREKLQALMDDLNFQVPLDIPVEDLPVGVQQRIEILKMLYRNVDVLILDEPTAVLTPLEVEELFRVLRQLKAEGKTIIFISHKLNEVMELTDRVTVIRKGEVIGTVNTSEATPQLLARMMVGRDVVLRIEKPPKEAGEPILKVENLTVMGDRGETAVKNLSFEVRAGEIFGIAGVEGNGQTELIEAISGLRKVGGGKIYLNGKDITGKTPRELYDLGMAHIPEDRTHMGLILEMTVTENSVLGLHWHPKFQRFRGIINWNKARQHAQALIEQFDISAPGTEAPVKSLSGGNQQKLIVAREVSKEPVFIIAAQPTRGVDVASTEYIRNYLVKLRNEGKAVLLVSADLDEVIQLSDRMGIIYEGEFMGVVKPEEVTTEEIGMMMGGIRYEEIRK